In Quercus robur chromosome 10, dhQueRobu3.1, whole genome shotgun sequence, a genomic segment contains:
- the LOC126703315 gene encoding conserved oligomeric Golgi complex subunit 7-like, with the protein MEAAYETLLDAAGLTQLSSTVEDVFASGDLPLAAETLANMRHCLSAVKEIAEFANVRKQLEVLEDRLDSMVQPRLTDAISNCKVDVAQDLHGILIRIGRFKSLELHYSKVHLKVHKAALGRF; encoded by the exons ATGGAAGCTGCGTATGAGACTTTGCTG GATGCTGCTGGGTTAACTCAACTAAGTTCTACTGTGGAAGATGTTTTTGCCAGTGGTGATCTTCCTCTGGCTGCAGAAACCTTGGCTAATATGAGGCATTGCTTGTCTGCTGTTAAGGAG ATCGCTGAATTTGCTAATGTTAGGAAGCAACTTGAGGTCTTAGAAGATAGATTAGATTCAATGGTACAGCCTCGTCTAACAGATGCCATATCCAACTGCAAG GTTGATGTTGCTCAAGATTTGCATGGAATCCTCATTCGAATTGGAAGATTCAAGTCTTTAGAGCTacattattcaaaagttcaCTTAAAAGTCCATAAAGCAGCTCTGGGAAGATTTTGA
- the LOC126703317 gene encoding SNF1-related protein kinase regulatory subunit gamma-1-like translates to MLLLLSKYKMKSVPVVDLGEGKIENIIIQSAVIHMLAECAALQWFENWGTKRLSELRLPVMTPNSIIKVHEDEPVLQAFKLMRKRWIGGIPVIEKGSSRAVGNISLRDVQFLLTAPEIYHDYRSITAKNYLTAVRSYLEKNHENCPLVTGMITCKRDHTMKELIQLLDSEKIHRIYVVNNDGNLEGVITLRDIISKLVHEPHGYFGDFFDGVLPLPQNSRV, encoded by the exons ATGCTCTTGCTGCTTTCAAAGTATAAAATGAAAAGTGTTCCTGTGGTTGATTTGGGTGAAGGTAAAATTGAAAACATCATCATACAATCTGCTGTCATTCATATGCTAGCAGAATGTGCTGCACTTCAATGGTTTGAAAATTGGGGAACCAAGAGATTATCTGAGCTCAGACTTCCAGTGATGACACCAAATAGTATTATCAAG GTCCATGAGGATGAACCGGTGCTCCAGGCATTTAAGTTGATGAGGAAAAGGTGGATTGGAGGGATTCCTGTTATTGAAAAGGGGAGTAGCAGGGCAGTGGGTAATATAAGCTTAAGAGATGTTCAGTTCTTGCTAACTGCTCCAGAAATCTACCATGATTATAG ATCTATCACGGCTAAGAACTACCTGACAGCCGTTAGAAGCTACTTAGAGAAAAATCATGAGAACTGCCCATTAGTGACTGGCATGATCACGTGCAAAAGGGACCACACAATGAAAGAATTGATTCAGCTTCTTGATTCTGAGAAGATTCACCGGATATATGTTGTCAATAATGATGGGAATCTAGAGGGAGTTATCACACTGAGAGACATTATCTCAAAGCTAGTACATGAGCCCCATGGCTACTTTGGCGATTTCTTTGATGGTGTTCTGCCACTGCCCCAAAACAGCAGGGTTTAA